The sequence TTTCAAATTGAGGCAGCAATCATCTCACTGAGCGAGGAAAGGAATACATGGAACCAAAACATTAATTGCATTAATTTCAAGAATAAATTGTTCAATATTACTATTTATTAGAAATCCAATTAATAATGCTCCCAGTCATTCCGAAGCTGAACTTAATTAAGAATTTCATTCATGATGATCAACGCTACACGATAGACAAAATATCGAAACCCCACCCAACTATAAACGCGCATGATTCTACAGTCAACTACCaccaaattcaaataaattctCAAGAAAAGTGTCAGAGTTCATTGATAAGATCAAATCGAACTATGAAACGGATAAACAAATACGTATTCAGATTTCTCATGCATGTCATGCATATTGGTTGCTATGTTACAAAAAGGatctaaaattaaatatagGCTAAACAATGAAATATATTCCAAACTATTTACAagttaatttttcaattttatcctAAAATAACCTTCAACTAGAACTTGTGGAAATTCAGGCGGACTATAAAAAACAGTAGTTATACAAATTGAGGGGACACAGACAAATGCATGCATTAACAAATGAAAGAGCTATCCGAGTTTGATATAGGTGGGTGCATGCATGCCCTACAAAGCATAGGCGCATAGAAACATGATAATCCTCTATcccaaattaataaaattgaattttatgTTTGGAAACTGTAGAATGACGATGATGATTATTCATGTTTCATCAGATACCATTTCATTAATTACCATACTACTCCTGGCTGAACTTGTAAATTCCTGTCTGATGATCGAAAATCTCAACTAGCACATATTAATTTAAAGTAAATATCAAGAAATTTGACAGAGTAGAATAGAAGAGTACAGGTCGCTTCCTAGTGAAGAATAAATTGAGAAAATGGACAAGAAAATGgttacgtatatatatatatatatatatatatatatatatatatttatgtacaATCTTCTCAATGATTGGATCATATATGGTTTAGTACAACAAATTAAAATGCTTATTATACCAACCCCATTACATTATCCGATCCATCCAGAAAAGATTCTCCTTAGTTTTCGGATTTCTCATGCACATGCTCACAGTTCATGCATGTTGGTTTTTAGGTTACAATCAAATCCAACAATGCACTTTTAGTGGTAGTGGTTAGTGTAATATATACCTGAAGCCAAAGGTCACATGAGTTTCAATTCAAGTCCACGGTTATGCGATCTTTACAAATATATGTTtccttaccaaaaaaaaaatgtacatcAAAATGAAACCGTAGCCACATAATGAAACTGTTGGAATATAAGAATATAAATGGAGAATTTGTTTAATTGGTAGGatgaaatttggagaaattggttgtggacgtgtgtgcttaggaatttgagtgggaggattgtagtttgctaacacaatctttcttcaattcacttcattctaaacaattgatacaacctccacatatatatagtagtcaagtgagaattctagaattctcttgattttttctatctagatttttctacttaaaatatcttgattctagatatttctaatacaaatatcttcacttactttttctagaattctctatatttttcttctaaaatatcttgattctagatatttctaatacaaatatcttcacttactttttctagaattctctatatttttcttttaaaatatcttcactcaaaaaatcaagtttatttttatattccaacactcccccttaaacttgatttttcaTTCCGAGCAAACTTCTGAATTTGGCGAAATCCTTTCACGACGTGCCTTGCTTTATATCTTTCAACTTCACCTTTGGACTTCTTCTTAACCTTAtgcacccacttgactccaatggccttgtgcctttccggtagtgtcacgagctcaCACGTATCATTCTTGTTTATAGCTTTGATCTCTTCGTCCATTGCAAatcgccaattttcactatttgctGCTTTAGGTTCATAATCAGCAGATAGGCAAAATAAGgtaagatcttctaacctttcagtatcctcatatatgtcgcccaaactccttgctcgtggtgtggctctttcatttaagaaagatggtggcgagtcttcagtaACTTGTATAGGTGAAGCTGGCGGAGTCACTAcctcttgttggacttctccaacttgctcgACTGTCCTTTCATCATCGAATTGTGGGATGAAGGTGAAGTCACCACTGGGATTAAAATCCCacactccttcttcgtcgaactccacatctcgacttatcactgttttcttggtatttggattatataacttatagcctttagagttagagtcgtacccgataaagatgaatgcttcacttttatcgtcgagcttcttccttctctcatctggtacatgcacgtaggctttgctcccaaatacctttaggtgagaaattcctggctttctcccgctccaggcttcttgtggagtcattccccacacgctccttgtcggcgatcggttggataggtacaccgcgcacgccactgcttcggcccaaaactctttaggcagattcttcgtctttagcatgctcctcgccatctccatgattgttctgttttttctttccgccactccgttctgttggggggatctcggaactgtcaggggccgtcgaattccatttgcttcgcaaaattctagaaactcctTTGATGTGAATTCTccgcctcgatcggacctcagggccttgatttgtcgtccgctctccttctcgacggcagctttgaatttcttgaatgcatcaaatacttctgacttctgcttcaagaaatatacccacgtttttctagaaaaatcatcaatgaatagcagaaaataattatttttaccgatGGAGCTTGGATTTATCGGCCCACACACGTCGGCATGAATCAACTCCAatggcttttgagctcttgagcttgactcctttggaaatggctttctgaactgcttcccgagtagacaaccttcgcagagttgatcgggatgtttgatggatggtaagcctctcaccatctctttctttgatagcaactccaaaccgccaaaatttaagtgcccaaaccgTAGATGCCATAACCAAGATttatcttggtaacacgctttcaggcattttgccatgtcatttcgaatattcaataagaacattctatttttagacattggcaccttggcaataagattatttttgccatctcttattgaaaggttataatctctcatgtgaatatcataacctttctctaagagttgtcccaaactcaatatattattcttcatattgggcacgtaataaacgttggaaataaattcatgatttccattcttcaagcgaattaaaattttcccttttcctttaactggaattttagattcatcaccaaaggagacgttgccgcttaccgactcatcgagctccacAAACATATTTCTTTTTCCGCACATGTGATTGCTAGCACCAGTGTCGAGGTACCACATGTCAtctcttccagcttctcctttatatgccagaagcacactaccattTGCTTCGCTCGTGTTCTCGGCATAATTGGCCCtttcttcaatccttactttttcacttctgcactcggaagcatagtgcccaaatttatggcaattataacactttatcgaagatttatcgtacctcgactgcgggttgctcctcccccgaccacttgtaaactcatttctttcaccattgttgacgaagcctcctcgtcctcgacCACGTCCACGTGCTCGGCCTCTGCCTCGATCTTGCACTTGGCCACGTCCTCTCCCGGACTTTCCATAGCCATTGCTCggaccttcttctttctctttcgggcttacgtgcaactttaaaagttgctctgaaatttcttgcttcttcttttgcttctcctcatatgcttgcagcgaccccaacaagagatcgattgtcatctcctccaaatttttagtttcttcgatcgtcaccacaatgtgctcaaactttggggttagtgagcgcaatattttctccataattctaacatcctccaacttttcaccatttcttttcatttgattagacaccgccaagactcttgaaaaataatccgatatcgattcggactctttcatatgtaaagactcaaactctcctcttaaagtttgaagtcgtaccttttttacttgctccgctcctttgcacgcgttctggagcttctcccacgcttctttggcggtgctcgcgtttgagattttctcgaaatcgtcgtcccccagcgcttgataaatgagacagagagctttcttatctctctttctcgcatctcgcaatctatccttttgttgttgggatagtgcggcctcaTCCTGCGGCTCTtcgtagccgttctccacgatctcccaaacgtcgtgggctcctAATAgtgccttcatcttgatgctccaattgtcgaagttgctcttgttgagcatggggacttgaaacgattgtaaattcgccataccacaagtagaatcttgtggctctgataccactttgttggaatataagaatATAAATGGAGAATTTGTTTAATTGGTAGGatgaaatttggagaaattggttgtggacgtgtgtgcttaggaatttgagtgggaggattgtagtttgctaacacaatctttcttcaattcacttcattctaaacaattgatacaacctccacatatatatagtagtcaagtgagaattctagaattctcttgattttttctatctagatttttctacttaaaatatcttgattctagatatttctaatacaaatatcttcacttactttttctagaattctctatatttttcttctaaaatatcttgattctagatatttctaatacaaatatcttcacttactttttctagaattctctatatttttcttttaaaatatcttcactcaaaaaatcaagtttatttttatattccaacagaaACAAGATGAAATCCTGTAGAATGCAGTTGGTGTTTCAAAATGTGTCCTATTTAAAATCTGACAAAAATTTTAGAATTATGACTATATAAAATTTCTTTATCCATGTAATTAATTCCCTCAAAGTTCCTAAATATGGAATAGGAATATCATTGAAGACTAGAGCCGCCATAGATATGTAGCATGAATTTGAATCTCAAAATAGTTAATGGGGAACAAAAATCATGATTTAGTCCGAGAGCAATATTTTAATCCCTTCTTATTTTATACACCATTTTCGATCAGTACGTAGCAGAAATATGAAGATTCCCAAGAGTAGTGGTTTGCACACAGAGAAGATCATCGATAAGTCAAAGTGATGGGTTGAAGCTAGCTTATATAGTAATAATAGAAAACCTGACAAACAAATTACTTGATGGCCTCAGTCAATCTATCTCGCAGCATCAACACATCAAGGTTTGAGATATCCCGGGCCTGCAACAACACTTAAATTAATCAACCAAATCCAACATctttgcaccataatttttgTCTTATAAATTATACCTCAACCTGGATTTTGTGGACAAATCTGTCCTTCATTCTGGTCGAGACACTGCTAATCACATCAAACTCTCTCCACTGTAACTCAGCAAGAACTCGTGATAGCCCTAAATCAGATCTTTCGCTGCTATGGGAAATGATAATCTCCATCCCATCCGCGACTGTGTTTATTACCACATTATTATATATGCCATTCGAAGTTTCCACGTCTCCGTTCAACTTGTTTCTGCGAATTTTCAATTCTTCAATCTTCTTCTCCATCTTCTTTATGTGACTCGCAGCTTCTTGTATTTGATCACAAACACCGTGTTTTCCCTTAAATATAAAATCATGGAATAATATTAATCAAAGCCTAAAATTAAGTTCTCGTCAAGTTTAATCCAGAATATCTAGGGTTTGAGTTTCGATCTAGAACGTGGCCTGCAGATTTGGGGTTAATTATCCCATGCATCCACAAAACAATTcacatgattaaaaaaaaattaaaattattaattaacctTGATCTGATGATGAGGAAGAAGGGAGCTGAGAGAAGCATAAAGGTGTGACATTTCTTGCCTCCTCTTCCTCTCCAACTCTCGATGCATAACCTTCTTGCTGCTGCTCTCCTTCTTCGTTTTTCCATGTAACTCCAAATCTTTCCTTCTGCTCACTTCTGTGTCGTTGGTGCCGATTGAGaaactaattaaattattttccaaGAAATTGTAATCCGTATCCTGGCCGATTTGGAATCCTTGAGAAGTAGTGGTTGGGGTTCCGAAACCTAACTCGTGATGATTGGGAAACATCTTTGGTTATTTGAGGATCTTCAAAATCTTATTTTCAATGAAGCTCGCAATCAAGAAGGGGATACGGTTGGTCTAGTGCGTGGAGATCTGCAATTCCATGGAATTAGAAAAGGAGCTATAAGATTGTATATATATGACCCTACAttacatattttaaaatattttgatgTGTATGGTGACTGACTTTAGACGACACTCTTAACATACTAAATAAAAGCACCTCAAGCCACCTCATATACATTTATATGGCTTTTATTTAGTGTTCTATAGTACCACTTGATCCTGTGCCTCGGTTCACTTGAGATTTTTagcttattttttataaatacaaaaaatctatgctaatataaaaaaatatattgggCACAAAATATAGATTGCCTATTACAGTAATTAATTTTAAGAGTAATTgtgtaaattatatattatatatttagaagaatatattaatttattagatatcaaAATActgcaaaaaaatattaattatttacatTACCTTATCCAaaatctatttgatatatatttggAAGTCTTTTTAGAATcttaaaaaagataaatatatatcttataaaatCTATTTACTTAACAacataaatgaaaataacaataactcactattatataaataaatagggTACGTATAACATATTCACTAAATTGTATATAAATATTATCATACATTGAAatgcatgtgtttgaaaattataaattaataactttggGACCTAAGAATTTCATCGAAAAATTAACAATTTATTAATACatcgataaattaataatttattaatttataatgtgTGAAGATAAATGAaagataatatttaaattaaataaatgta comes from Salvia miltiorrhiza cultivar Shanhuang (shh) chromosome 3, IMPLAD_Smil_shh, whole genome shotgun sequence and encodes:
- the LOC131014507 gene encoding transcription factor bHLH36-like isoform X1, producing MFPNHHELGFGTPTTTSQGFQIGQDTDYNFLENNLISFSIGTNDTEVSRRKDLELHGKTKKESSSKKVMHRELERKRRQEMSHLYASLSSLLPHHQIKGKHGVCDQIQEAASHIKKMEKKIEELKIRRNKLNGDVETSNGIYNNVVINTVADGMEIIISHSSERSDLGLSRVLAELQWREFDVISSVSTRMKDRFVHKIQVEARDISNLDVLMLRDRLTEAIK
- the LOC131014507 gene encoding transcription factor bHLH36-like isoform X2, which codes for MFPNHHELGFGTPTTTSQGFQIGQDTDYNFLENNLISFSIGTNDTEVSRRKDLELHGKTKKESSSKKVMHRELERKRRQEMSHLYASLSSLLPHHQIKGKHGVCDQIQEAASHIKKMEKKIEELKIRRNKLNGDVETSNGIYNNVVINTVADGMEIIISHSSERSDLGLSRVLAELQWREFDVISSVSTRMKDRFVHKIQARDISNLDVLMLRDRLTEAIK